A genomic window from Papaver somniferum cultivar HN1 unplaced genomic scaffold, ASM357369v1 unplaced-scaffold_15, whole genome shotgun sequence includes:
- the LOC113335685 gene encoding transmembrane protein 87B-like codes for MGFIKILLLFCWLSVFSNIINGSVHEYSSEKFISKGNAFVFHGGSEGLYSSFTDNNGTLTSSFIRFEKISFRRPEVGNLSAALIQAIVFEVEDRETIGGSAYGGQRAICCSPDLAKLGVCPPGEIIHRPSTKNPYWPQVLRINFDGDDLVATMPSQSIQISETGMYNLYFMHCDSSLQDVIIEGKTIWKNSTGYLPGRMSPLMRFYGLMSFGFVILGIFWFSQYAMHWREVVQLQNCITMVITLGMFEMAFWYFEYAEFNETGVRPTGITVWAVTFGTVKRTVARLIILMVSMGYGVVRPTLGGLTSKVVMLGGTFLFASEVLELVENVGAISDFSGSARLFLVLPVAILDAFFIVWIFTSLSTTLNKLQARRMMAKLEIYRKFTNALVVAVIFSIGGLFYELFFKANDVYNERWQTAWIIPAFWQVLSFSVLCVICALWAPSQNSTRYAYSDEAGEEFDKEENLTLIKPSQAARDVPISQESKPIHINNGSADEDLEEEKIE; via the exons ATGGGGTTCATTAAAATCCTTTTATTATTTTGTTGGTTAAGTGTTTTTAGTAATATCATCAATGGTTCAGTACATGAATACAGTTCAGAAAAGTTTATTAGTAAAGGTAATGCTTTTGTTTTTCATGGTGGTAGTGAAGGTCTTTACTCTTCTTTCACTGACAATAATGGAACTCTCACCTCTAGCTTCATACG TTTTGAGAAGATATCGTTTCGAAGACCAGAAGTTGGGAATTTGAGCGCTGCATTGATTCAAGCTATAGTATTCGAGGTGGAAGATAGGGAAACAATTGGTGGTTCGGCTTATGGTGGTCAAAGAGCTATTTGCTGTTCTCCAGATTTAGCAAAATTAGGTGTCTGTCCTCCAGGAGAAATTATACATCGCCCATCAACTAAGAATCCTTACTGGCCACAGGTTTTGCGTATTAACTTCGATGGAGATGATCTTGTGGCAACGATGCCATCACAATCAATACAGATTTCAGAAACTGGGATGTACAACTTGTATTTCATGCATTGTGATTCGAGTCTCCAGGATGTAATTATTGAGGGAAAGACTATATGGAAAAACTCTACTGGATATCTTCCTGGAAGAATGTCTCCTCTAATGAGGTTCTACGGGTTAATGTCTTTTGGATTTGTGATACTTGGGATTTTCTGGTTTTCTCAGTATGCGATGCATTGGAGAGAAGTTGTTCAACTGCAGAATTGCATAACTATGGTAATTACATTGGGTATGTTTGAAATGGCATTTTGGTACTTCGAGTATGCTGAATTCAATGAGACAGGAGTTCGACCAACTGGGATTACTGTATGGGCTGTCACATTCGGTACAGTTAAACGCACTGTTGCACGtttaatcattcttatggtttctaTGGGTTACGGTGTTGTCAGACCTACATTAGGTGGTCTTACATCGAAGGTGGTTATGCTAGGAGGAACATTTCTATTTGCGTCTGAAGTGCTTGAATTGGTAGAAAATGTTGGTGCAATTAGTGACTTTTCTGGTTCAGCAAGGTTGTTCTTGGTTCTTCCTGTGGCAATCTTGGATGCATTCTTCATTGTTTGGATATTTACTTCTCTCTCTACCACACTCAATAAGCTTCAG GCCAGACGAATGATGGCTAAGTTGGAAATTTATAGGAAATTTACAAATGCACTGGTTGTTGCTGTTATTTTCTCCATTGGTGGTCTCTTTTATGAG CTGTTCTTTAAGGCAAATGACGTATACAATGAGCGGTGGCAGACTGCATGGATTATCCCAGCCTTCTGGCAAGTCTTGTCGTTCTCTGTTTTGTGTGTCATATGTGCACTTTGGGCACCATCTCAGAACTCAACACG GTATGCCTACTCCGACGAAGCAGGTGAAGAGTTTGACAAGGAGGAAAATTTGACCCTCATAAAACCATCTCAAGCGGCAAGGGATGTTCCTATCTCACAGGAATCGAAACCTATACATATCAACAATGGATCagcagatgaagatcttgaagagGAAAAAATTGAGTAG
- the LOC113335687 gene encoding sm-like protein LSM1B, with protein sequence MSWGGGPEEIFLSTSLASYLDRKLLILLRDGRKLMGLLRSFDQFANAVLEGACERVIVGDLYCDIPLGLYVIRGENVVLIGELDLEKEELPQHMTRVSAAEIKRAQKAERDATDLKGSMRKRMEFLDMD encoded by the exons ATGTCGTGGGGAGGAGGACCAGAAGAGATCTTTCTTTCAACCTCTCTTGCTAGTTATCTTGATA GGAAGCTTCTCATTCTACTCCGTGATGGCCGGAAACTTATGGGCCTACTTCGTTCTTTTGATCAATTTG CAAATGCTGTTCTTGAAGGTGCGTGCGAGCGAGTGATTGTGGGGGATCTTTATTGTGACATTCCCTTAGGCCTATATGTCATCCGTGGGGAAAATGTTGTTTTAATTGGTGAACTG GACCTCGAGAAAGAAGAGCTACCGCAGCACATGACTCGTGTTTCAGCTGCAGAGATTAAAAGG GCACAAAAAGCAGAACGGGATGCTACAGATTTGAAAGGCTCCATGAGAAAGAGAATGGAGTTCCTTGATATGGATTGA